The following coding sequences are from one Pigmentibacter sp. JX0631 window:
- a CDS encoding transporter substrate-binding domain-containing protein, which yields MLKIKIFIFLFLSLLTKNSFAAFYTLDYPPFSCTHEQATKGISIHFVREVLKLVDIKEEIIIGNWSVGLEKAKKNEIDGIFPTIKTTERNDFLIFPKETLFTENIVAIGKNTPELNLIDDISKLAGKKICSGKGFSLGNKIDTLVKEKKIIREDETDVKFCLSSVLSNKVDYFLADKLIAEFALIHFENKENNLAIAEKILDSTPNYLAFTKKSKYIKKIPEIELNIKKLKQENFIKQLMTKEFKDCF from the coding sequence ATGTTAAAAATTAAAATTTTTATCTTTTTGTTTCTATCTCTATTAACGAAAAATTCTTTCGCTGCATTTTATACTCTTGACTACCCCCCTTTTAGCTGCACACATGAACAGGCAACAAAAGGTATTTCAATTCACTTTGTCCGTGAAGTTCTAAAATTAGTTGATATTAAAGAAGAAATCATCATTGGTAACTGGTCTGTGGGACTAGAAAAAGCAAAAAAAAATGAAATTGATGGCATATTTCCTACAATTAAAACAACCGAACGCAATGATTTTTTAATTTTCCCCAAAGAAACCCTATTTACAGAAAATATTGTTGCAATTGGAAAAAACACACCAGAATTAAATTTAATTGATGACATTTCAAAACTTGCTGGAAAAAAAATTTGCTCTGGGAAAGGTTTTAGCCTTGGAAATAAAATTGATACTTTAGTGAAAGAAAAGAAAATAATTCGAGAAGATGAAACAGATGTTAAATTTTGTCTTAGTTCTGTTTTAAGTAATAAAGTTGACTATTTTCTTGCAGATAAATTAATTGCAGAGTTTGCTTTAATTCATTTTGAAAATAAGGAAAACAACTTAGCTATAGCAGAGAAAATTTTAGACTCTACCCCAAACTACCTTGCTTTTACAAAAAAAAGTAAATACATAAAAAAAATTCCTGAAATTGAATTAAATATTAAAAAACTCAAGCAGGAAAATTTTATTAAACAATTAATGACGAAAGAATTTAAAGATTGTTTTTAA